One segment of uncultured Propionivibrio sp. DNA contains the following:
- a CDS encoding dihydrodipicolinate synthase family protein: MQTASQYCGVWPVMLTPFDEHREIDWASLEKLIEWYLRAGVSGLFANCQSSEMFFLSEAESLQLVRFVLERVDGRVPVVASGHTACALSQQIDQLGKMAETGVDSLILISNRLAAASEGDDTVLNSLQRITAALDDRVGLGIYECPHPYKRLLSDDIVRWCAASGRYTFIKDTCCQIDTIKRRLELIRGSRVHLANANGQTLLTSLQAGAHGYSGVMANFHPELYVWLCKHWQDAPEKARIVSDYLATASLAESLDYPICAKDYQVSIGNFRTATSRTRDPAQYYSAHFATNTLQMVRLGETLKTLLAL, translated from the coding sequence ATGCAAACTGCTAGCCAATACTGCGGTGTCTGGCCCGTCATGCTGACGCCCTTCGACGAACACCGCGAGATCGATTGGGCGTCGCTGGAAAAACTGATCGAATGGTATCTGCGCGCCGGCGTCTCCGGCCTGTTCGCCAACTGCCAGTCGAGCGAGATGTTTTTTTTGTCGGAAGCTGAATCGTTACAGCTTGTCCGCTTCGTGCTCGAACGCGTTGATGGGCGCGTCCCGGTCGTTGCCTCCGGCCACACCGCCTGCGCCCTGTCGCAACAGATCGACCAACTCGGCAAAATGGCCGAAACCGGCGTCGACAGCCTGATCCTGATCAGCAACCGGCTGGCGGCGGCCAGCGAGGGCGATGACACCGTACTGAACAGCCTGCAGCGCATCACCGCCGCGCTCGACGACCGGGTCGGACTCGGCATCTACGAATGTCCGCATCCCTACAAGCGCCTGCTCTCCGACGACATCGTGCGCTGGTGCGCGGCGAGCGGCCGTTACACCTTCATCAAGGACACCTGCTGCCAGATCGACACGATCAAGCGGCGGCTTGAGTTGATCCGCGGCAGCCGCGTCCACCTCGCCAATGCCAACGGCCAGACCCTGCTCACCTCCCTGCAGGCCGGGGCGCACGGCTATAGCGGCGTCATGGCCAACTTCCATCCGGAGTTGTACGTCTGGCTCTGCAAGCACTGGCAAGACGCGCCGGAAAAGGCCCGGATCGTTTCCGACTATCTCGCCACGGCCTCGCTCGCCGAATCGCTCGATTACCCGATCTGCGCCAAGGACTATCAGGTGTCGATCGGCAATTTCCGCACGGCGACGAGCCGGACGCGCGATCCCGCGCAGTACTACAGCGCTCATTTCGCGACCAACACCCTGCAGATGGTGCGACTGGGCGAAACGCTGAAAACACTGCTGGCGCTCTGA